In the Kribbella sp. NBC_00482 genome, one interval contains:
- a CDS encoding AAA family ATPase, with product MTDAATEGELKLGEVTELSRQVLERVSQAVVGKAEALELVLAGILAGGHVLLEDYPGLAKTLAARSFAQALGLEFRRVQFTPDLLPSDVTGAFVYDQKDSEFVFRPGPIFTGLLLADEINRTPPKTQAALLESMQEHQVTVEGQTFPLPVPFHVLATANPVEYEGTYPLPEAQLDRFMLRIGFGYPSPAEEWEVLRRRMSRRTEDQSVEAATDAAGLRAAQRAVERVTVDDTVGQYCVDLATATRRDSQVLVGASPRGSLALLLTARAYAVIKGRDYVVPEDVKAVAVPALAHRITVRPELWLHEVTGATVVRTVLGSVAAPPTVVGTSA from the coding sequence GTGACCGACGCAGCGACTGAGGGCGAGCTGAAGCTCGGTGAGGTGACCGAGCTGAGCCGGCAGGTGCTGGAGCGGGTCAGCCAGGCCGTGGTCGGGAAGGCCGAGGCACTGGAACTGGTGCTCGCGGGCATCCTGGCCGGCGGGCACGTGCTGCTCGAGGACTACCCGGGGCTGGCGAAAACGCTGGCCGCGCGGTCGTTCGCGCAGGCGCTCGGGCTGGAGTTCCGGCGGGTGCAGTTCACGCCCGACCTGCTGCCGTCGGACGTGACCGGCGCGTTCGTGTACGACCAGAAGGACTCCGAGTTCGTCTTCCGGCCGGGCCCGATCTTCACCGGCCTGCTGCTGGCCGACGAGATCAACCGGACGCCTCCGAAGACTCAGGCCGCACTGCTGGAGTCCATGCAGGAGCACCAGGTCACGGTCGAGGGGCAGACGTTCCCGCTGCCCGTGCCGTTCCATGTGCTCGCGACCGCGAACCCGGTGGAGTATGAGGGCACGTACCCGCTCCCGGAGGCGCAGCTCGACCGGTTCATGCTGCGGATCGGCTTCGGCTACCCGAGCCCCGCGGAGGAGTGGGAGGTACTGCGGCGCCGGATGAGTCGTCGTACTGAGGACCAGTCGGTCGAGGCGGCAACGGATGCCGCCGGCCTGCGCGCCGCGCAACGTGCCGTGGAGCGGGTGACCGTGGACGACACGGTCGGTCAGTACTGCGTCGATCTCGCCACCGCGACCCGGCGGGACTCGCAGGTGCTCGTCGGGGCATCGCCACGTGGCTCGCTGGCGTTGCTGCTGACGGCACGCGCGTACGCCGTGATCAAGGGCCGGGACTACGTCGTACCGGAGGATGTGAAGGCGGTCGCGGTGCCTGCGTTGGCGCACCGGATCACCGTGCGGCCCGAGCTCTGGCTGCACGAGGTCACCGGAGCGACAGTGGTGCGGACGGTGCTCGGCTCGGTTGCCGCACCGCCCACCGTGGTAGGCACCAGCGCATGA
- a CDS encoding DUF4129 domain-containing protein, giving the protein MQTQRRGALAVVAVVLVGLVVAGFVVLASASGPVRPISDSTLSASPRPLPTFSVSETPPEQSQPTPRVLPQSETPGWVLSLWQAVVYLIIAAVVGFILLIIVRVVRRVRLPHLEAEEPDWERMKAERLAEAVDTGLARIDSGTATDAVVACWVALEEAAASAGVPRDPSETPAEFTVRVLGIGGISEPQLIRLGELYREARYSTHGSSEQARTEARASLLRLRDELAAAHPEEAGAS; this is encoded by the coding sequence ATGCAGACGCAGCGTCGGGGTGCGCTCGCGGTGGTTGCCGTGGTGCTCGTGGGGCTCGTCGTGGCCGGCTTCGTCGTGCTCGCCTCCGCGAGTGGGCCGGTGCGCCCGATCAGCGACAGCACGCTGAGTGCCAGCCCGCGACCGCTGCCGACCTTCTCGGTGAGCGAAACGCCGCCGGAGCAGTCACAGCCGACGCCGCGCGTGCTCCCGCAGAGCGAGACGCCGGGCTGGGTGCTGTCGTTGTGGCAGGCCGTGGTCTACCTGATCATCGCGGCGGTGGTGGGGTTCATCCTGCTGATCATCGTCCGCGTCGTGCGCCGGGTCCGGCTTCCGCACCTGGAGGCCGAAGAGCCTGATTGGGAGCGGATGAAGGCGGAGCGACTGGCCGAGGCGGTCGACACGGGCCTGGCTCGCATCGACAGCGGTACGGCGACCGACGCCGTCGTCGCGTGCTGGGTCGCGTTGGAGGAGGCGGCCGCTTCGGCCGGCGTACCGCGGGATCCGTCGGAGACTCCGGCCGAATTCACTGTGCGGGTGCTCGGGATCGGCGGGATCTCCGAGCCGCAGCTGATCCGGCTCGGTGAGTTGTACCGCGAGGCGCGGTACTCGACGCACGGCTCGAGCGAGCAGGCGCGGACCGAGGCTCGCGCGTCCCTGCTGCGACTGCGCGACGAGCTCGCGGCAGCTCATCCCGAGGAGGCGGGAGCCTCATGA